Proteins encoded together in one Falco peregrinus isolate bFalPer1 chromosome 2, bFalPer1.pri, whole genome shotgun sequence window:
- the UCHL1 gene encoding ubiquitin carboxyl-terminal hydrolase isozyme L1, which produces MAWQPMEINPEMLNKVLSRLGVGPGWRFVDVLGFEEEALGAVPAPACALLLLFPLTEQHENFRKQQTEKIKDQEISSKVYFLKQTVSNSCGTIGLIHAVANNKDKLKLDEGSALKKFLDETADLSPEERAKHFANNKAIQEVHNSVAQEGQCRIEDNSVNFHFILFVNVDGHLYELDGRMPFPVNHGTSSDDLLLKDSAKICRQFTEREKGEVRFSAVAFCKSA; this is translated from the exons ATGGCCTGGCAGCCTATGGAGATCAACCCCGAG ATGCTGAACAAA GTGCTGTCCCGCCTGGGGGTGGGTCCCGGCTGGCGCTTCGTGGACGTGCTGGGCTTCGAGGAGGAGGCGCTGGGCGCCGTGCCGGCGCCGGCCTGcgcactgctgctgctcttccccctCACCGAGCAG CATGAGAACTTCAGGAAACAACAGACTGAGAAAATAAAGGACCAAGAAATCAGTTCCAAGGTGTATTTCCTGAAGCAGACAGTCAGTAACTCCTGTGGGACAATTGGTCTGATACATGCAGTTGCTAATAATAAAGACAAACTGAAGCTTG ATGAGGGATCTGCCCTGAAGAAGTTTCTTGATGAAACGGCTGATCTGTCTCCTGAAGAGAGAGCtaagcattttgcaaataataaG GCTATACAAGAAGTCCACAACTCTGTTGCACAAGAAGGACAATGTCGG ATTGAGGACAACAGTGTGAACTTCCACTTCATCCTGTTTGTCAATGTGGACGGACATCTGTATGAATTGG ATGGGCGTATGCCATTTCCTGTAAACCATGGCACAAGCTCAGATGACTTGCTGTTGAAG GATTCTGCTAAGATCTGCAGACAATTTACAGAACGTGAAAAAGGAGAAGTTCgtttttctgctgtggctttttGCAAGTCTGCCTGA